Genomic DNA from Aphanothece sacrum FPU1:
GTTCAATCACCTTTCTCGATGTATTTAAACCTGACACTATCCATAAAACCCCACCATTACCTGACTTCAAACCTGAGAAAACCTGACTTATTTCTGACTTACATCTATCTTTGTTCCGACTTTTGCCTTAAAATAAGATTAAACTTCAACCCGCGCTTTCCATGCCTCGATCGCTGAGAGTTCAACAAACCCAACTAGCCCGTGTCAAACTAGCCCTCCAACGAAACGGCTTCCCCAGCCAACGCGCCCTGGCCGAAGAAGTTGGATTAGCTCTCGCTACCGTCAGTAACTTCCTCACGGGCAAACCTGTTGACTACACAAATTTTGAAGAACTCAGTCGGCAACTGGGCCTCGAATGGAAGGAAATCGCCAACCTCGACTTTGAAAGCCAAACCCCCACAAAACCCCAAAGCCTCGCAAATTTTGACATAGAACTCGACCATTCATCACCCTACCCTAGTGGCGCAGTCCCCCTCGGTTCCCCCTTTTATCTTGAACGCCAACCCGTCGAAGGGCAGATCAAACAAGAAATAAGCAAACCAGGAACATTACTCCGCATCAAAGCACCGAGGGAAATGGGCAAAACCTCACTATTACTGAGAATGTTAGAATTTGCCAAAACCCAGAACTACCCGACCGTCCACCTCAACCTTGACCAAGTTGATCAAGCCATCTTGAACGACCTCAATCGGTTTTTACGCTGGTTCTGTGCCAACATTGCTCGACAACTGCACCTTAAACCCTGCTTAGACGAATATTGGGATGAAGACTTAGGCAGTAAAATAAGCTGTACCTCCTATTTTGAAGACTATTTACTAAAAACCGTCCAAAATCCCCTCGTTTTAGCCCTAGACGAAGCTCAACAAATTTTTGAACATTCCGCCCTAGCTAAAGACTTTTTACCCCTACTGCGCTCCTGGTACGAAGAGGGCAAAACCTCACTCCTCTGGCAAAAACTCCGTCTGGTTATCGTTCACTCCACAGAAATCTACGTCCCGCTCCAACTTAACCAATCCCCCTTTAACGTCGGATTACCGATTCAGTTAAGTCACTTTTCTCAAGAAGAAGTTAAAAAATTGGCTCAATACTACGGACTGGACTGGGAAAAGGGAGAACATTGTCAAAAACTGATGGATATGGTGGATGGCCATCCCTTATTAGTACAAATTGCTCTCTATCACCTGAGTCGTGGAGAAATAACCCTAGAGCATCTGTTAGAAACGGCGGCTACAAATGTTGGCATTTATACTCATCATTTACACCGACATTGGTTAAACTTGAAGGAAAGCCCCGAATTATTAATGGCTCTCCACTCAGTTCTGCCGGGTATTGAGCAAGTTTCCTTAGAACCGATGTTGGCACATAAACTAACCAGTCTAGGATTAATTAAACAGTTAGAATCAAATTTTGTTGCCAGTTGTGACTTATATCGTCGGTTTTTCCTAAATCATCAAAATTATTCAATATACCTAATGGCCCAGAATCTAATAAAATTAAGCGGTTCATGAGAATAGAGGACGATCTGATAAACGATCCTCATCCATAGCCTTTTTTAAATAGTCCCAAGTTTGTTGATGTTCTGAAGCATCTTCATCTTCACTCAACCAGGAGTCTAAAAGATCGATCGCAGCTTGATTTTTTTGAGCTTGTTCTGTGTTGATAATGGGTGAGTTTTTTAATGGAATTGTCTGCCGAAATTGACGCAGAGTTTCTAGTAGTTCTGTCCAATACTCTCTGGGGGTGGCTTCTATTTCAGAGATGAGCAGTTTGAGAGAGGTGGTTGATCGCTTGGAGGAATTTACCATATATGCTACTCACAAATTAGATATTAATATTCAATTTTAACGCAACTTTCTCTCAATTTTTAGCACAAGATCAGCGATCGCCGTTATAAACACCTCAAAAAGCGATCGCCAATCAGTGTAAAATAGGAAAACGCGATTAAAAGGTACGTTATATTAACGTACTCTACAAGAGCGGCGATAAAGATCAAAAGGCACGTTATATTAACGTACCCTACAAAAGCGGCGATCGCACTACCCAACCGAGAATATCAGGTGACAGTTAGAATCAAATTTTGTTGCCAGCTGTGAGTTATATCGCCAGTTTTTTCTAAACCATCAAAATTATGCTCTCTAGACCCCATTTTAAATCCTGTTATTCTGTTT
This window encodes:
- a CDS encoding AAA-like domain-containing protein, with translation MPRSLRVQQTQLARVKLALQRNGFPSQRALAEEVGLALATVSNFLTGKPVDYTNFEELSRQLGLEWKEIANLDFESQTPTKPQSLANFDIELDHSSPYPSGAVPLGSPFYLERQPVEGQIKQEISKPGTLLRIKAPREMGKTSLLLRMLEFAKTQNYPTVHLNLDQVDQAILNDLNRFLRWFCANIARQLHLKPCLDEYWDEDLGSKISCTSYFEDYLLKTVQNPLVLALDEAQQIFEHSALAKDFLPLLRSWYEEGKTSLLWQKLRLVIVHSTEIYVPLQLNQSPFNVGLPIQLSHFSQEEVKKLAQYYGLDWEKGEHCQKLMDMVDGHPLLVQIALYHLSRGEITLEHLLETAATNVGIYTHHLHRHWLNLKESPELLMALHSVLPGIEQVSLEPMLAHKLTSLGLIKQLESNFVASCDLYRRFFLNHQNYSIYLMAQNLIKLSGS